One Aegilops tauschii subsp. strangulata cultivar AL8/78 chromosome 7, Aet v6.0, whole genome shotgun sequence genomic window carries:
- the LOC109761150 gene encoding uncharacterized protein, which yields MEQFHHGQHVRLRSRVHGTYLHADEDGHGVNLRVRRESMNAAWAVHRHPGEDGQFLLLHSAAYGHYLAATDVPAPPGHRGLRVEQRDYDHPEVEPLVWQAILSESEEEVYLRNVDGACLRANGRFWNTDATVDFVYDLDNISRKMLWVVEEIPAREVMPPLPRPIGLPHPMLRSRMIMYMWRNILGGLITRGSFVFRGRSVFRLRHQLVRRLRPMVDFDDSELVMGLPTRDGRMFPLVVDLPSSGETLHIFVVIVGTPAHAALRYADVDAE from the exons ATGGAGCAGTTCCATCACGGCCAGCACGTGCGGCTGCGCAGCCGCGTGCACGGCACGTACCTGCACGCCGACGAGGACGGACATGGCGTCAACCTCCGCGTCCGCCGGGAGTCTATGAACGCGGCTTGGGCGGTGCACCGGCACCCGGGCGAGGACGGACAGTTCCTGCTCCTCCACAGCGCCGCCTACGGCCACTACCTCGCCGCCACGGACGTGCCGGCGCCGCCCGGCCACCGCGGGCTCCGCGTGGAGCAGCGCGACTACGACCATCCTGAGGTGGAGCCACTCGTTTGGCAGGCCATCCTGTCAGAATCCGAGGAAGAAGTCTACCTCCGCAACGTCGACGGCGCCTGCCTCCGCGCCAACGGGAGGTTCTGGAACACCGACGCCACCGTCGACTTCGTCTACGACCTCGACAACATCAGCAGGAAGATGCTCTGGGTCGTGGAGGAAATCCCCGCCAGGGAGGTCATGCCTCCCCTTCCACGTCCGATTGGG CTTCCCCACCCCATGTTGCGGTCGCGGATGATCATGTACATGTGGCGGAACATCCTCGGGGGCCTCATCACCCGCGGCTCGTTCGTGTTCAGGGGGAGGTCCGTGTTCCGCCTGAGGCATCAGCTGGTCAGGCGGCTGCGCCCCATGGTAGACTTCGACGACTCCGAGCTCGTCATGGGCCTCCCCACACGTGATGGCCGGATGTTTCCACTCGTCGTCGACCTGCCCAGCAGCGGCGAGACCCTCCACATCTTCGTCGTCATCGTCGGGACGCCTG CCCACGCGGCGCTGCGGTACGCGGATGTCGATGCAGAGTAG